One window of the Babesia bovis T2Bo chromosome 2, whole genome shotgun sequence genome contains the following:
- a CDS encoding hemolysin-III related family protein, whose product MLETTDTRRTHMMTLRSTNSKLRASSYMNRMYGRDAKALWEKVPQAPHLRGYVHLVLALISPLLILWLMKCIIVKDYYPEYIVAFVCCILNFAASATLHYSRWNLNSLDLCLKADYAFIFLMIGGSATPATIAVTNDDLSVLTTLIQWIGISIGTVGALAFRFVTASPALRVIVYFAAGSPYVQLCRNLYKMKCFIGLLPSCMTLVIYMLGGVVYAKRAPNPIPKYVGFHEVFHMCCALALVTTFIGNHKITTFLNVM is encoded by the exons ATGTTGGAAACAACAGATACCAGAAGAACACATATGATGACCCTGAGGAGTACAAACTCAAAATTAAGGGCATCGTCGTACATGAATCGTATGTATGGAAGAGATGCAAAAGCACTATGGGAAAAGGTACCACAGGCACCGCATCTTAGGGGATATGTCCATCTTGTATTGGCACTCATATCGCCGTTGTTGATTCTATGGTTGATGAAGTGTATAATTGTCAAAGACTACTACCCAGAGTATATAGTAGCGTTTGTATGCTGCATATTGAACTTCGCAGCAAGTGCCACTTTGCACTACAGTAGGTGGAACCTCAACTCACTGGACCTTTGTCTCAAAGCAGACTATGCCT TTATATTTCTTATGATAGGCGGCTCAGCTACACCAGCCACGATAGCTGTCACCAATGATGACCTATCTGTGCTAACCACTCTCATACAATGGATAGGTATATCCATAG GCACCGTAGGCGCACTGGCCTTCCGGTTCGTCACTGCGTCTCCCGCTCTTAGGGTGATTGTATATTTCGCGGCCGGATCTCCATACGTGCAACTTTGCCGCAACCTTTACAAGATGAAATGTTTCATTGGTCTCCTTCCATCTTGTATGACGCTTGTGATATACATGCTTGGCGGGGTCGTATATGCCAAAAGAGCACCGAATCCCATACCCAAATATGTAGGATTCCATGAAGTATTCCACATGTGCTGCGCATTAGCGCTGGTTACCACGTTCATAGGAAACCACAAAATAACAACCTTTTTAAATGTAATGTAA
- a CDS encoding putative integral membrane protein, with protein MGAPFEFADSIFKGLGGEWHTKFKPLFAGDGMFERITVFLLGLTLLQPVMLTLAGSAFACRRFGLPPETIGIFLGVTYILQTFCNFLGWVTTTLISKYIINGDEYRKYGIYIQGSYSMVLLFAHCMLLIRLLIVFSTGIGDKRITTYYWTLVSTGFCFGAVNGTIRTMSPMNNTFFNIGFSVTGTCVTCLHLTVKKLLPKGRELSYWTLYCHILFAIILSLVSGIMWTIVVIFDRLGPPKPEYSSDASGYPDQSEALTTAAPFFIMLWGCWGFVFFFYPGISPFSILRFCDCQALMYICMCIETCIGLSMYALKTYGQIGDKWTAGKLGPIDINTQLGVQLDTNVLKSNSLFSSHVWTSPNFLLWCCFYAGYITIATIFILTMHYPDGVIGKIFFQRKFFIYPMTMFLVFTGNISMNLCWNAVWGNMVGEKGSNNASRGLVMTILGLGELLILLSSRILSEGYLRSFRAGKAAVESGLPYPTDRMGFVSSFFYWVQRGVVGGSKVFVGVFTTDVRTKVMV; from the coding sequence ATGGGTGCGCCTTTTGAATTTGCTGATTCTATTTTCAAAGGTCTTGGCGGTGAATGGCACACCAAGTTCAAGCCCCTATTCGCAGGTGATGGCATGTTTGAGCGTATCACCGTCTTTCTTTTGGGTCTTACCTTGTTGCAGCCTGTCATGCTTACTCTTGCCGGTTCTGCTTTTGCGTGCAGAAGATTTGGTCTTCCCCCTGAGACTATCGGTATTTTCTTGGGTGTAACTTATATTCTCCAGACCTTTTGCAACTTCTTAGGTTGGGTTACTACTACTCTTATATCAAAGTATATAATTAATGGAGATGAGTACAGGAAATATGGAATCTACATTCAAGGTAGTTACTCCATGGTCTTGTTGTTTGCTCACTGCATGTTACTTATCAGGCTTTTGATTGTCTTCAGTACTGGTATTGGTGACAAACGCATTACTACATATTATTGGACTCTCGTCTCCACTGGATTTTGCTTTGGAGCTGTCAATGGTACCATTAGGACAATGAGTCCGATGAATAataccttcttcaatattgGTTTCAGTGTTACAGGAACTTGTGTTACTTGTCTTCACCTTACTGTAAAGAAGTTGTTGCCAAAGGGACGTGAACTAAGTTACTGGACTCTTTATTGCCATATTCTATTTGCTATTATCTTATCGTTGGTTTCCGGTATTATGTGGACCATTGTCGTCATTTTTGACAGGTTGGGCCCGCCCAAACCCGAATACAGCAGCGACGCATCAGGTTATCCCGATCAGAGTGAAGCATTAACTACTGCTGCTCCGTTCTTCATTATGCTTTGGGGTTGCTGGGGGTTTGTCTTCTTCTTCTACCCTGGTATTTCACCATTCTCCATTTTGAGATTCTGTGACTGCCAGGCActtatgtatatttgtatGTGTATCGAGACATGTATTGGTTTGTCTATGTATGCCCTGAAAACTTACGGTCAAATTGGGGATAAGTGGACAGCTGGAAAATTGGGACCTATCGATATCAATACGCAACTCGGAGTTCAACTGGATACAAATGTCTTAAAAAGCAATTCATTGTTCTCGAGTCATGTATGGACAAGCCCTAACTTCCTTCTATGGTGTTGTTTCTACGCCGGTTATATTACGATTGCCACTATCTTCATTCTCACCATGCACTACCCTGATGGCGTTATAGGCAAGATCTTCTTCCAGAGGAAGTTTTTCATTTACCCTATGACCATGTTCCTTGTGTTCACCGGAAACATTTCGATGAACCTTTGCTGGAATGCTGTTTGGGGTAATATGGTTGGTGAAAAGGGAAGTAACAACGCCAGTCGTGGTCTGGTTATGACTATTCTTGGTCTTGGTGAGTTGCTTATTTTGCTAAGCTCTAGGATTCTTTCTGAGGGTTACCTCAGGTCTTTCCGTGCTGGTAAGGCAGCCGTAGAGTCTGGGCTTCCATATCCTACCGATAGGATGGGTTTTGTTTCATCTTTCTTCTACTGGGTTCAAAGGGGTGTCGTTGGTGGCTCCAAGGTCTTTGTTGGTGTCTTCACCACCGACGTCCGCACTAAGGTTATGGTTTAA
- a CDS encoding Methyltransferase domain family protein, translated as MSLCGKFRKLLRKLPRFNSFVQKTISITCTITVHIIHYCIMEPYSTTSYWNQRYNQNVGTYEWYTDWLSLKSHLPYELNKDAHVLHIGCGTSKLAHDLYEDGIRNVKNIDISPVCIGEMKKMFPHLDYDVMDVLEIGSHYSGDTFDVIIDKGCLDTLLCYENFEEIVPNVLKYIHGLLRESGFLLLVSLGCPENRMMYLEPSQLWDVSVIKVPKNTIEFLKDAHATGNNIGPPNGLECHSSSGSMNGSSVIYSRDEWLYYYIYICHKRI; from the exons ATGTCTCTCTGCGGAAAATTCCGGAAGTTGCTAAGAAAATTGCCGCGTTTCAATAGCTTCGTACAAAAGACTATATCCATTACTTGCACAATAACTGTACATATTATTCACTACTGCATCATGGAACCG TACAGCACTACATCTTACTGGAACCAACGGTACAACCA AAACGTTGGAACCTATGAATGGTACACTGACTGGTTATCATTAAAGTCACATTTACCATATGAACTGAACAAGGATGCTCATGTTCTCCATATAGGTTGCGGGACATCTA AACTTGCCCATGATCTCTACGAAGATGGCATTCGTAATGTTAAGAATATCGATATTTCACCGGTTTGCATCGGTgagatgaagaagatgttTCCCCATTTAGATT ACGATGTTATGGACGTATTGGAAATAGGTTCCCACTACAGTGGTGACACTTTTGATGTTATCATAGACAAAGGATGCCTTGATACATTATTG TGTTACGAAAACTTTGAAGAAATAGTGCCTAATGTactgaaatatatacatggtCTTTTGAG AGAATCTGGCTTTTTACTACTCGTGTCATTAGGTTGTCCGGAGAACCGCATGATGTACCTTGAG CCATCTCAATTGTGGGATGTTTCTGTCATCAAGGTTCCGAAGAATACTATCGAGTTCCTTAAAGATGCACATGCTACCGGGAATAACATTGGACCACCTAACG GTCTAGAGTGTCATTCTTCGTCTGGATCAATGAATGGCTCTTCAGTGATCTATTCCAGAGATGAATGGCTGTATTactatatttatatatgtcaCAAGCGCATTTGA
- a CDS encoding Nucleosome assembly protein (NAP) family protein, translated as MDKSCENIREVLLDIQRQEHEALDDFNRQYTTLVSQFNDTINELADKRRKMLMDPTALQATLKATLTDVERCFSEMSLREISGACRPVDERYQSHGTIAWPRFWLYALLGCKITRKRISSFDRHILVYLRDIRCHIIADEAASDAFEIEMEFAENPFFCNTSLKRRFLLDKEGAEPYATPIDWKSSAEELAEELPSCDSDFEYDDYNDSSTAYVSMLDFFQPFKDNVDDINMGLAIKEKISRDPLKYVLIYESLRKGEPVEESDDEEESGTSNEPGGRYPFSWLF; from the coding sequence ATGGATAAAAGCTGTGAAAACATTCGAGAGGTTCTTCTCGACATACAGCGACAGGAACATGAAGCCCTTGATGATTTTAACCGGCAGTATACCACCCTGGTATCGCAGTTCAATGATACTATCAACGAACTTGCAGATAAACGGCGGAAAATGCTTATGGATCCCACTGCGCTACAGGCAACCCTTAAAGCTACTTTAACTGATGTAGAACGGTGCTTTAGTGAAATGTCATTAAGGGAAATATCAGGAGCATGTCGACCTGTAGATGAACGATACCAATCTCATGGTACCATAGCTTGGCCCAGATTTTGGCTGTATGCACTCCTAGGTTGCAAAATAACACGAAAGCGTATATCTAGTTTTGATAGGCATATTCTAGTGTATCTGCGTGATATAAGATGCCATATTATAGCTGATGAAGCAGCATCGGATGCATTCGAGATTGAGATGGAATTCGCCGAAAATCCATTTTTCTGTAATACTTCACTTAAACGTCGCTTTTTATTAGATAAGGAAGGTGCCGAACCGTACGCAACACCTATAGACTGGAAGAGTTCTGCAGAAGAGCTTGCTGAGGAACTTCCTTCATGCGATTCAGACTTTGAATATGACGATTACAATGATAGTTCCACGGCGTATGTTAGCATGTTAGACTTCTTCCAGCCATTCAAGGATAATGTTGATGATATTAACATGGGACTGGCTATAAAGGAGAAAATTTCACGTGACCCTCTGAAGTATGTGTTGATATATGAGAGCCTGAGGAAGGGTGAGCCAGTTGAAGAAAGCGATGATGAGGAAGAAAGTGGAACCTCGAATGAGCCCGGTGGCAGATACCCATTTTCATGGctattttaa
- a CDS encoding WD domain G-beta repeat family protein, which produces MPRLELVGESKEHTGCINRIKFDFSGLYCLSAGNDRSVRLWNPTRPLHIKRFFGPHNYHVNDVCLSGDSNHFVSAGAEHSGFYWDTIEGKVVRKFDHGGAVTCCNYVADHTLICTGSDDRNIRFWDLRSRGPISTLSDAKDSVSSVCERDKVIIASSIDGAVRSYDLRKGLLKTDYLEKPVVNTYVSTAIDDCYVASILNNTIALVERGDILTTYQGHTCESYRIHCTLDPCEEFVLCGSSDGTLCCWSISDPKSLIKVPKAHSGPLTTVSFSNPSLLKNGRLVRDLEKDVRDSLRQQGSLLVTGGKDGYLRVWRFYNN; this is translated from the exons ATGCCACGCTTAGAGCTTGTTGGCGAATCTAAGGAACACACAG GATGTATAAATAGAATCAAGTTTGATTTCTCTGGCTTGTATTGCCTGTCTGCGGGTAACGACAGAAGTGTCCGTCTTTGGAATCCTACACGGCCGTTACACATTAAGCGTTTCTTTG GTCCACATAATTATCATGTTAACGACGTATGCTTGAGTGGAGACAGCAACCATTTCGTGTCCGCTGGTGCTGAGCATTCCGGATTTTACTGGGATACTATAGAAGGGAAGGTCGTAAGGAAGTTTGACCATGGAG GCGCTGTTACATGTTGCAATTACGTTGCTGATCATACATTGATATGTACCGGTAGTGATGACCGTAATATCCGTTTTTGGGACCTCCGTAGCCGCGGGCCCATATCTACATTAAGTGACGCCAAGGACAGCGTGTCGAGTGTCTGTGAAAGGGATAAGGTCATTATTGCCTCATCTATCGATGGAGCTGTACGCTCATATGATTTGCGTAAAGGTTTGTTGAAGACCGATTACCTCGAGAAGCCAGTCGTCAA CACTTATGTATCCACGGCTATCGACGACTGCTACGTAGCGTCGATATTGAATAACACAATCGCACTGGTAGAGCGTGGTGATATTTTAACCACATACCAGGGACACACGTGTGAAAGCTATCGCATACACTGCACATTGGATCCATGTGAAGAGTTTGTTTTATGTGGAAGCAGTGATGGTACACTGTGCTGCTGGTCCATATCAGACCCCAAGTCCCTCATTAAGGTCCCGAAAGCACACTCTGGACCCTTGACAACGGTTAGTTTCTCCAACCCATCGCTTCTAAAAAATGGGCGCCTTGTACGTGACTTGGAAAAGGATGTTCGCGATTCTTTGCGCCAACAAGGCAGCTTATTAGTCACAGGAGGGAAGGATGGATACCTACGTGTATGGCGCTTTTACAATAACTAG
- a CDS encoding sf-assemblin/beta giardin family protein has protein sequence MSDSELMISQGSQCSMSDSSFLGLGELSEPLRTTVVRNTHTYSILPPVSSGETGYVYRSPTLRQTSNALTIEGYYAQESDILRDLSPEREAKDPRFQGTTKSKLSILTEKLQGFERQMEFHAKQRRMHEEQRFLKISESLCNLDESITQESKRRLETIKALHGVFDSKIVSVQTNIENLFNDKFDRLESVMKSLTERIDAISNQSEDNEKILQDNLENNCVALEKNLATVQKLFESEKLARQEREEHIMKRMTELEMQTANAVGKEMQNVEKQYQDFKTELDGLKRQSESREKEIKEKVLNKLASLSNELTAEACARENADNIMTQALHCYMKVIADVSKLPYSE, from the exons ATGTCTGATAGCGAGTTGATGATATCCCAGGGCAGCCAGTGCTCAATGTCTGACTCCTCTTTCCTGGGTCTGGGTGAATTATCGGAGCCGCTTAGGACAACAGTAGTCCGCAACACACACACATATTCAATTTTACCACCGGTTTCTTCTGGAGAAACTGGATATGTCTATCGGTCGCCTACACTCCGTCAAACATCTAATGCAC TGACTATTGAGGGGTACTATGCTCAGGAAAGCGATATATTGCGCGATCTGTCGCCCGAAAGGGAGGCTAAAGACCCTCGCTTTCAGGGAACAACAAAATCAAAGCTTTCTATACTGACTGAGAAATTACAAGGGTTTGAACGTCAGATGGAGTTTCACGCTAAGCAGCGTAGGATGCACGAGGAACAGCGATTTCTAAAAATAAGTGAATCTCTATGCAACCTTGATGAATCGATAACCCAGGAGTCCAAGCGACGTTTGGAAACTATCAAGGCACTCCATGGT GTATTCGACAGCAAAATAGTATCGGTGCAAACTAATATAGAGAATTTGTTCAACGACAAGTTTGACCGTTTGGAAAGCGTGATGAAGTCACTCACGGAACGTATCGATGCCATTAGCAACCAGAGTGAGGATAACGAAAAGATTTTACAAGACAACCTTGAGAACAACTGTGTTGCATTGGAAAAGAATTTGGCCACCGTACAG AAACTCTTCGAATCTGAGAAACTGGCTCGCCAAGAACGCGAGGAGCATATAATGAAGAGGATGACAGAACTTGAAATGCAAACTGCAAATGCCGTTGGGAAGGAGATGCAGAACGTAGAAAAGCAATACCAGGACTTTAAAACCGAATTGGATGGACTTAAGCGTCAAAGTGAGTCTCGTGAAAAGGAAATCAAGGAGAAGGTACTCAACAAACTAGCTTCCCTGAGCAATGAATTAACTGCCGAGGCCTGTGCCCGTGAAAATGCAGACAACATCATGACCCAGGCCCTACATTGCTATATGAAAGTTATCGCAGACGTTTCAAAGTTGCCATACAGCGAATAA
- a CDS encoding RWD domain containing protein: protein MDDSERAMEIDALSAIFMEGEELQIINENEIVITCDPRGHDESHSCSMIIKFTLPDGYPGEDSPQYKVIDAVRVSDEDMETIVGIIEDVIEQNRGMPVLYTIIEAVNEHLAICAQRSEQSEANSVQTADDDTSANVDTGLQIKQLCPETERVTKEMFEEWSAKFRLEMIQKGVWRDIDAASSKGQMTGKEIFEAKPENIDLGENGNVFWNNEALYEDDIDVEALE from the exons ATGGACGATAGCGAAAGAGCTATGGAAATAGATGCGCTCTCCGCCATATTTATGGAAGGCGAAGAGTTGCAAATTATCAAcgaaaatgaaattgtGATTACTTGTGACCCAAGAGGGCATGATGAGTCACATAGTTGCTCTATGATAATCAAGTTTACGTTACCGGATGGCTACCCAGGAGAGGATTCTCCGCAATATAAGGTTATAGACG CTGTCAGAGTTAGCGATGAGGATATGGAAACTATAGTAGGCATCATAGAAGATGTAATAGAGCAAAATCGTGGGATGCCGGTACTATACACTATTATAGAAGCAGTCAAC GAACACCTGGCAATTTGCGCTCAAAGATCGGAACAGAGTGAAGCCAACAGTGTTCAAACGGCCGATGATGACACATCAGCTAATGTAGACACCGGGTTACAGATAAAGCAGCTATGCCCCGAAACG GAGCGGGTAACTAAGGAAATGTTTGAAGAATGGAGTGCGAAGTTCAGATTAGAGATGATCCAGAAAGGTGTGTGGCGTGATATCGACGCGGCATCGAGCAAGGGTCAAATGACAGGAAAGGAAATATTTGAAGCCAAACCTGAGAATATAGATTTAGGTG AAAATGGAAATGTGTTCTGGAACAACGAGGCGCTCTATGAGGATGACATTGATGTAGAGGCACTGGAGTAA
- a CDS encoding XPG I-region nuclease family protein — protein sequence MGIGNLLQFLRPMQTTVSLANYEGKVVAVDAMCWIHRGMISSAVANVTGEPCDKYIKFIVSILSVLLSHKITPIMVFDGYDMPTKETENQLRRERRDKAREEALAMIEKNGGAINTEIMRKCMQAIHITPEVIARVMEICRAMNVRIVVAPYEADAQVSYLCRSGIAYAALSEDSDLLVYGCPRVWFKLERDGKADELTLGFNKDPDVKCNTGLLKGLSHRMFIAMCVLSGSDYDNGCHIHGMGIKLAHRFILQYETLPAVMAFLQSSDAWSKKFPAHLTIKELEAYYMRVMQIFLHNIVYDVRHDTLRHISPVSDGATNMEIIRELTQLIRERDGNFRMVSEGLINPRNGESMSYTMTDKDRELIEGIEFRDIDALYSASMRDATCDALMEKSSPDDTDGNCTLPGKSPARKPKQAKANNPSPPNTPKATRKTTANSNKSGGKKAKGKEDNNEEVSSLTLSQKRKLRDLIDSSERVALSRPKRRCTST from the exons ATGGGTATAGGGAACCTTTTG CAATTTTTACGTCCTATGCAGACTACTGTAAGTCTAGCTAACTATGAAGGCAAGGTTGTTGCGGTGGACGCCATGTGTTGGATCCACCGCGGTATGATTTCCTCTGCTGTTGCCAATGTAACTGGCGAGCCGTGTGATAAGTACATCAAGTTCATCGTTTCAATCCTATCGGTTCTTCTATCACATAAGATAACACCAATCATGG TATTTGATGGCTATGATATGCCAACGAAAGAGACCGAGAACCAGCTGCGTCGAGAACGTCGGGATAAAGCTCGCGAGGAGGCTTTGGCAATGATCGAAAAGAATGGTGGAGCAATCAATACTGAGATTATGCGCAAGTGTATGCAGGCTATCCACATTACCCCCGAAGTTATCGCTCGTGTAATGGAAATATGCCGTGCAATGAATGTACGCATTGTTGTTGCTCCTTACGAGGCTGATGCTCAGGTGTCATATTTGTGCCGTTCAGGCATAGCCTACGCAGCTTTGTCAGAAGATTCTGATTTGCTGGTATATGGCTGTCCTCGTGTATGGTTCAAGCTTGAGCGCGATGGCAAAGCTGATGAATTGACACTAGGATTTAATAAGGACCCAGATGTAAAGTGTAACACCGGTTTACTAAAGGGTCTAAGCCATAGAATGTTTATTGCAATGTGCGTTTTGAGCGGGTCCGATTACGATAATGGATGCCATATCCACGGTATGGGCATTAAGCTGGCCCATAGGTTCATCTTACAATACGAAACTTTACCTGCTGTTATGGCGTTCCTTCAAAGTAGCGACGCATGGTCCAAGAAGTTCCCAGCACATCTAACCATCAAAGAGCTCGAGGCGTACTACATGAGGGTTATGCAAATATTTTTGCACAATATTGTTTACGACGTACGCCATGACACGCTTAGACATATATCGCCAGTATCTGATGGTGCAACCAACATGGAAATAATTAGGGAACTAACTCAACTCATAAGGGAACGAGATGGTAACTTCCGTATGGTCTCCGAGGGTTTGATTAATCCGCGTAACGGCGAGTCAATGTCGTACACAATGACTGACAAGGACCGTGAACTTATAGAAGGTATAGAATTCAGAGATATAGATGCATTATACAGCGCATCTATGCGTGATGCAACTTGTGACGCCTTGATGGAGAAATCATCACCTGATGATACAGACGGCAATTGCACATTACCCGGTAAGTCACCAGCTCGTAAACCCAAGCAGGCCAAGGCCAATAACCCATCACCACCAAATACACCCAAGGCAACACGTAAAACCACAGCGAATAGTAATAAAAGTGGTGGTAAAAAGGCCAAAGGTAAAGAGGATAACAATGAAGAAGTTAGTTCTCTTACCCTATCGCAAAAGCGGAAGTTACGTGATTTAATAGATTCATCCGAACGAGTTGCCTTATCTAGGCCTAAACGCCGTTGTACCTCAACGTGA
- a CDS encoding Zinc finger C-x8-C-x5-C-x3-H type (and similar) family protein yields the protein MVHPYYSNIPYVPTGKPVPAYFGQGPPGFYTPVAQYPYPYNGSAVPPCPPVYAQAGGFYPPKNRSYTRGNRKPPPPYISSESRHGSNRNNDIHGNLEEKHSCEPCCMYFRTSAELSEHIDDTHVDCDLEGCDYSAPIELMSVHALKHVKNHKGEYVLESAEEIRKWVANRRNRHPLNRNRDISATEESTLERLLRDAHRKVKTDRPQKSVLYPVISKVKPRPSALLQLSDPIKYRNLLRQSSGPYSYRPSLSMNRAICQNYKRTRTCKFGDRCQYSHDTQAYGSRDFTVTKRPPTLLHVLKNDIYKAEKLLVSAIKTIVEQNFFD from the coding sequence ATGGTACATCCTTATTATAGTAATATACCCTATGTACCCACGGGGAAGCCAGTGCCAGCTTACTTTGGACAGGGTCCTCCAGGGTTCTACACCCCTGTTGCACAGTATCCTTATCCGTATAATGGCTCGGCAGTTCCACCATGCCCTCCTGTTTATGCACAAGCAGGGGGATTTTATCCACCTAAGAACAGAAGTTATACAAGAGGGAATAGAAAACCACCTCCACCGTATATTTCATCCGAAAGTAGACATGGAAGTAACCGGAACAACGACATTCATGGGAATCTAGAGGAGAAACATAGTTGCGAGCCTTGTTGTATGTATTTCAGGACTTCGGCGGAACTCTCTGAACATATTGATGACACCCACGTGGACTGCGATCTGGAAGGTTGTGACTACTCTGCACCTATTGAGCTAATGTCTGTTCATGCCCTCAAACACGTGAAGAACCACAAGGGCGAGTACGTACTGGAATCAGCAGAAGAAATTCGCAAATGGGTTGCCAACCGTCGTAATCGCCATCCTTTAAACCGTAATCGCGACATTTCTGCAACTGAGGAGTCCACTCTAGAGCGTTTGTTGCGTGATGCACACCGAAAGGTTAAAACCGACCGACCTCAAAAAAGTGTTTTATACCCAGTGATATCAAAGGTGAAACCTCGTCCAAGTGCTCTACTGCAATTAAGTGACCCAATTAAGTATCGCAATTTATTACGCCAGTCTTCAGGACCGTACTCATATAGACCATCGCTGTCCATGAATAGAGCCATATGTCAAAACTACAAGCGTACGCGAACTTGTAAATTTGGAGATCGGTGTCAGTATTCTCACGATACACAGGCATATGGATCACGCGATTTCACTGTAACTAAGCGACCACCAACATTGCTTCACGTGCTGAAGAACGATATTTATAAGGCAGAGAAGCTATTGGTCAGTGCTATAAAAACTATAGTGGAGCAAAACTTCTTTGATTAG
- a CDS encoding putative U5 small nuclear ribonucleoprotein 40 kDa protein, with amino-acid sequence MGDVVEKRTSSLKSPVLLLTGHEGEVYCIEFSADGQLLASGSKDKNILLFEVYGDCRNIGVLSGHKNAILELHWNANGDLLYCCSADQTASLWDVEYQKRSHKYVGHTGIVNSCYPGRGVVGGLLVTGADDGTVKLWDHRSKRPIKSIENDFQILSVCCEKSGERIFYGSLDNTIRAYDVRNDKEVFKLEGCTDSVTSVDLNHDGTLLLSNSMDSRLVVWDVQPYCTESSRVKTALFGPTHSVEKNLIRARWGKDSIIASGSADNMVYILDTNDNKVLYQLPGHLGSVNEVVLHPNEPIVASASSDKCIYMGELL; translated from the exons ATGGGCGACGTCGTAGAAAAACGAACATCTAGCTTGAAAAGCCCGGTATTATTACTTACAGGGCATGAAGGCGAGGTGTATTGTATAGAGTTTTCTGCTGATGGTCAGCTCTTGGCCTCTGGCAGTAAGGATAAGAACATCCTCCTATTTGAGGTCTACGGCGATTGTCGCAATATAGGCGTTCTAAGTGGCCACAAGAATGCAATTCTTGAATTACACTGGAATGCCAATGGTGACCTTTTATATTGTTGCTCCGCTGACCAAACTGCATCGCTATGGGATGTTGAATATCAGAAGCGCTCACATAAATATG TGGGTCATACTGGGATCGTTAACAGCTGTTACCCCGGTAGAGGCGTTGTCGGAGGTCTGCTGGTAACAGGAGCAGACGACGGCACCGTGAAGCTTTGGGACCACCGTAGCAAACGTCCTATAAAATCTATTGAAAATGATTTCCAAATACTGTCCGTTTGCTGTGAAAAGTCTGGTGAACGTATTTTCTACGGTAGCCTGGACAACACAATAAGG GCCTACGACGTACGGAATGATAAGGAAGTTTTCAAGTTGGAGGGATGCACGGATTCCGTTACTAGTGTCGATTTGAATCACGatgg AACCTTACTTTTGTCAAACTCTATGGACTCGCGTTTAGTGGTTTGGGACGTTCAGCCATATTGCACTGAAAGCAGTCGTGTTAAGACAGCTTTGTTTGGGCCAACC cactcGGTTGAAAAAAACCTTATTCGTGCCCGTTGGGGTAAGGATTCCATTATTGCCAGTGGCTCTGCTGACAATATGGTATACATATTGGACACCAATGACAACAAGGTTCTGTACCAGTTACCCGGACACCTGGGCTCCGTTAACGAGGTCGTACTTCATCCAAATGAGCCTATAGTGGCCTCTGCATCATCGGACAAGTGCATTTATATGGGCGAGCTACTTTAA